In a genomic window of Brettanomyces nanus chromosome 1, complete sequence:
- the MEP2 gene encoding ammonium transporter, producing the protein MADDTVSLNDPPAMVWVATSGALVWIMIPGIGLLYSGLSRKKHALSLLWASMMAICVVTFQWFFWGYSLTFGTAHSGFLGDLQYFAMKDILDDHDQQVLPTVVFAFFQCMFAMITGAIMLGGACERARLGPMMVFLFVWITIVYCPCAMWTWNADGWLYTLGSNDFAGGGPVHQASGFGALAYALLCGKRRDPVARKGLPKYKPHSVTSVVLGTVFLWFGWFGFNGGSSGNASLRGFYACLNTNLAASCGGLAWMFLDWFRCGHKWTTVGLCSGAVAGLVGITPAAGFVPIYFAVPIGVLSAVAANFAVDLKNLIGIDDGMDAWALHGVGGFVGSALTGLFSADYIVALDPAAAVSPGGWLNHHYVQLGYQLAANCSIDIWSFTVTSILLYTMNHIPFLKIRLSEEEEELGTDAAQIGEFTYQESNMFIPEPVRSVTSRQPKHMTNDVEAANVVPLPKTDESTEEKSSS; encoded by the coding sequence ATGGCTGATGATACTGTTAGTTTAAATGATCCACCGGCTATGGTCTGGGTCGCCACCTCGGGTGCATTGGTCTGGATCATGATTCCAGGTATTGGACTTCTTTATTCTGGTTTATCCAGGAAAAAACATGCCCTATCTCTTTTATGGGCATCTATGATGGCTATCTGTGTCGTCACATTCCAATGGTTCTTTTGGGGTTATTCCCTTACCTTTGGTACCGCACATAGTGGATTTCTCGGTGATTTGCAATACTTTGCTATGAAGgatattcttgatgatCACGATCAGCAAGTCCTTCCTACTGTTGTCTTTGCCTTCTTCCAATGTATGTTTGCCATGATTACCGGTGCCATTATGCTCGGTGGTGCATGCGAAAGGGCAAGATTGGGTCCTATGATGGTTTTCTTGTTCGTATGGATTACTATTGTCTACTGTCCTTGTGCTATGTGGACTTGGAATGCTGATGGCTGGCTTTACACCTTGGGTTCTAACGATTTTGCCGGAGGAGGTCCTGTTCATCAAGCTTCCGGTTTCGGTGCTTTGGCCTATGCCTTACTGTGCggtaaaagaagagatccTGTTGCCAGAAAAGGCCTACCAAAATATAAGCCTCATTCCGTTACTTCCGTTGTTCTAGGTACCGTGTTCCTATGGTTTGGATGGTTCGGTTTCAACGGTGGCTCTTCCGGTAACGCCTCTCTCAGAGGATTTTACGCTTGTCTTAACACCAACTTAGCTGCTTCTTGTGGTGGCTTGGCCTGGATGTTCCTTGACTGGTTCAGATGTGGTCACAAGTGGACTACTGTTGGCCTTTGTTCTGGTGCTGTTGCCGGATTGGTGGGAATCACACCTGCCGCAGGTTTCGTGCCTATCTACTTTGCCGTTCCAATTGGAGTTTTGTCTGCCGTTGCTGCCAACTTCGCTgtggatttgaagaatttgataggaattgatgatggtatGGACGCTTGGGCATTGCACGGTGTCGGTGGTTTTGTCGGATCAGCTTTGACTGGTTTGTTTTCTGCAGACTACATTGTGGCGCTTGATCCTGCTGCGGCTGTATCCCCCGGTGGTTGGTTGAACCATCACTATGTTCAATTGGGATATCAATTGGCTGCTAATTGCTCTATTGACATTTGGTCGTTCACCGTTACTTCGATTTTATTGTACACTATGAACCACATTCCTTTCCTAAAGATCAGATtaagtgaagaagaggaagagcTTGGTACTGATGCCGCCCAGATCGGCGAGTTTACCTACCAAGAATCCAATATGTTCATTCCTGAACCTGTCAGATCGGTGACGTCTAGACAGCCAAAACACATGACCAATGATGTTGAAGCTGCCAACGTTGTTCCCCTGCCCAAAACAGACGAATCTACCGAGGAGAAGTCGAGTAGCTGA
- a CDS encoding uncharacterized protein (BUSCO:EOG09340XKO) has translation MTDSDQNLVNFCLSKDLHLPLRIKLVNLTGLTRRLADHIFNDTHDVDEATSRLIRSKLYREQQQSHSLIITVFVESGAGKKIACPIATSLNYSIDNSSKLINGWTMNNKSSNGNHSKWINLPIDYSMLPLDATLVLKFYNFDLQTGRRLYVGQSKLNLFDRDTSCTLVKGFQSVEVKLRHQSADMTPNENHSLLEDKLKAKENSNQSENIDWLDQLTYRKIEQINRVESMKTREQLDDFSLKNGPVFVNLELVRFEMPIVFSDAKYAPLKIPTKQEIGGISDIASENLTDFNQVTYNNQKEFLEKPSTLIFDPDLYRAEISEDPIEYKFRKLERTHQISPLDKDIKPTLKVRTKLDRILKKQFFEKLDQKEKNLIWKFRFFLLNSLVVNGNNEQYNNFIINFIKCIDWADEFEVNEFLTILKDLDTKSGGSNLFIRELTIVDCLELLSENYKNKIVRRMAIRKLEMATDEELEMFMVQLVRAIQNEPDVKTIDIGEHGDSNFDDEVDEFENRSESGSTSSDYQVIDSSPEEMEDPIVKYLYSDKIFQPTAKVPQFSSALSDFIIKRALANPSLTNFFYWNLKVQVDEERQKNRIRGNQSLANDVVTMVSNESDTNNLNTQVTRPSKFNQAASGGYAHKLRHIHVYERTLLSLITRLASGKESHKRINILRRQVELVRQLHSISMKIKVDYRREPTPRKVDILKKLLTEKHGKREIGGRTRSGTATSALHAVGLTISSLSGHDEESSGEVINVNGGNNGNNESMLSFQSIPLPLNPEVSVFGTYPESCTVFKSSLSPLKVTFRANTATGQYPVMYKAGDDLRQDQFVIQIIALMNNILQSENLDLKLTPYRILATGPVEGLIQFVPNSSLSSILSNYNNSILAYLQKYNPDPAGPNGVQAEAMDNYVRSCSGYCVITYILGVGDRHLENLLLTRNGFFFHADFGYILGADPKPFPPLMKLPIQVIEGMGGLNDDNYQKFCNYCFITYLTLRRNASIVLNLFQLMINTPIPALQTIDKNNESEKMEIIWKVQEKFMLDLNDEEAVLHFQRLIDDSVNAVYPVMIDRLHSMAQYWRS, from the coding sequence ATGACAGATTCCGACCAGAACTTGGTCAATTTTTGCCTTTCCAAggatcttcatcttcctttgCGAATAAAGCTCGTCAATCTTACTGGTTTAACGCGGAGATTGGCCGATCACATTTTCAACGACACCCATGACGTAGACGAAGCTACATCCAGACTCATTCGGTCTAAATTGTACAGAGAGCAACAGCAGAGTCATTCATTGATCATAACAGTCTTTGTGGAATCTGGAGCAGGAAAAAAGATTGCATGTCCGATAGCTACCAGTCTTAATTACAGCATAGACAACTCTtccaagttgatcaatggTTGGACAATGAACAACAAGAGCAGTAATGGAAACCACTCCAAATGGATCAATTTGCCTATAGATTATTCAATGTTACCGTTGGATGCCACTTTGGTGCTAAAATTCTACAATTTTGACCTTCAGACGGGCCGACGTCTATATGTAGGTCAGTCGAAGCTTAATTTGTTTGACAGAGATACAAGCTGTACATTAGTCAAGGGCTTTCAAAGTGTTGAGGTGAAGCTGAGACACCAGTCTGCGGATATGACTCCAAATGAGAAtcactctcttcttgaGGATAAACTAAAGGCCAAAGAAAATAGTAATCAATCGGAGAATATTGATTGGCTTGATCAATTGACCTATCGAAAGATCGAGCAAATCAATCGCGTGGAGTCAATGAAGACCCGAGAACAATTGGACGATTTCTCGTTGAAGAACGGTCCAGTATTTGTGAATTTGGAGTTAGTGAGGTTTGAAATGCCTATTGTTTTTAGTGATGCAAAATATGCACCTTTAAAGATACCAACGAAGCAAGAGATTGGCGGGATTAGCGATATAGCTTCCGAGAACTTGACGGACTTCAACCAGGTCACTTATAATAATCAGAAGGAATTCTTGGAGAAGCCGTCAACGCTGATATTTGACCCTGACCTGTATCGGGCAGAGATATCAGAGGATCCAATCGAGTATAAGTTTCGCAAACTGGAAAGAACCCACCAGATTTCTCCATTGGATAAAGACATTAAACCAACATTAAAGGTGAGAACAAAGCTTGATAGGATTCTCAAGAAGCAGttctttgagaagttggatcaaaaggaaaagaacttgattTGGAAGTTCcgattctttcttttgaacagCCTGGTTGTTAATGGAAATAATGAGCAGTACAACAATTTCataatcaacttcatcaagtGTATTGATTGGGCAGACGAGTTTGAAGTGAATGAGTTTTTGACAATTCTTAAGGACTTGGATACGAAGAGTGGTGGATCAAATTTGTTTATTCGGGAGCTTACGATTGTTGACTGCCTTGAGTTACTCAGCGAGAACTATAAAAACAAAATCGTGAGACGGATGGCCATAAGAAAGCTCGAGATGGCTACTGATGAAGAGTTAGAGATGTTCATGGTTCAATTGGTGAGAGCCATACAAAATGAACCCGATGTGAAGACAATTGATATTGGAGAACATGGGGATTCCAACTTTGACGATGAAGTTGACGAATTTGAGAACCGCAGTGAATCGGGATCTACTTCTAGTGACTACCAGGTTATAGATAGTAGTCCGGAGGAAATGGAGGATCCGATAGTAAAGTATTTATACAGTGATAAGATCTTCCAGCCTACAGCCAAAGTTCCTCAATTCTCTTCTGCACTTAGCGacttcatcatcaaaagaGCACTGGCGAATCCGTCGCTCACTAACTTCTTCTATTGGAATTTGAAGGTTCaggtggatgaagagagGCAGAAAAATCGGATCAGAGGCAACCAATCCTTGGCCAATGACGTAGTTACCATGGTGAGCAACGAGAGTGATACCAACAATTTAAATACACAGGTAACAAGACCATCCAAATTCAACCAGGCCGCTAGTGGTGGCTATGCTCACAAGCTTCGTCACATTCACGTTTATGAAAGGAcccttctttctttgattaCAAGACTTGCCTCTGGAAAGGAAAGCCACAAGCGAATTAATATTCTTCGCAGACAGGTAGAGTTAGTTCGGCAGCTTCATTCGATTTCGATGAAGATCAAAGTGGACTATCGTCGTGAACCTACGCCCAGAAAAGTGGacattttgaagaaattacTTACTGAGAAGCACGGGAAACGAGAAATTGGTGGCAGAACGAGGTCTGGTACAGCTACCTCCGCACTACATGCGGTTGGACTTACCATCAGCAGTCTTTCGGGCCACGACGAGGAATCTAGTGGAGAAGTCATCAATGTTAACGGTGGAAACAATGGCAATAACGAATCTATGCTTAGCTTTCAGTCAATTCCACTACCTTTGAACCCAGAGGTCTCTGTATTTGGCACCTATCCGGAAAGCTGCACTGTTTTCAAAAGTAGCTTGAGTCCTTTGAAGGTGACATTCCGAGCCAATACAGCTACTGGACAGTATCCGGTGATGTATAAAGCTGGAGATGACCTAAGACAGGATCAATTTGTCATTCAGATCATTGCTCTTATGAATAATATACTCCAAAGCGAGAACTTGGACTTGAAGCTAACTCCGTACAGAATATTGGCCACAGGTCCAGTGGAAGGACTTATTCAGTTTGTACCTAACAGCTCGCTTTCGTccattctttcaaattACAACAACTCGATACTGGCCTATCTACAGAAGTACAACCCTGATCCAGCTGGACCTAACGGTGTTCAGGCTGAAGCTATGGATAACTATGTGAGATCTTGCTCAGGATACTGTGTTATTACATACATTTTGGGAGTGGGAGACAGGCATTTGGAGAACTTATTGTTGACTCGTAATGGATTTTTCTTCCATGCAGACTTTGGATACATATTAGGTGCCGATCCTAAGCCTTTTCCACCTTTAATGAAGTTACCAATTCAAGTGATTGAGGGAATGGGAGGGTTGAATGACGACAACTACCAAAAGTTTTGCAATTACTGCTTCATTACATACTTGACTCTACGTAGAAATGCCTCTATTGTTCTCAATTTGTTCCAGTTAATGATCAACACGCCTATTCCTGCATTACAGACCATTGATAAGAATAATGAATctgaaaagatggaaatTATATGGAAAGTGCAGGAGAAGTTCATGCTTGATTTAAATGACGAAGAGGCAGTCTTACATTTTCAGAGGTTAATCGATGACAGTGTCAACGCTGTCTACCCTGTGATGATTGATAGGTTGCACAGTATGGCTCAGTACTGGAGATCATAG
- a CDS encoding uncharacterized protein (BUSCO:EOG09343FZ6) has translation MANRTADNENESSGESIKGISEKADSPETVNNDILTDIHCEDKKRFRTHCLSNDGLVSTSLRAQAWPILTGCEGNERSLDSVPIQFMAPHRDESQVKKDVDRSYIHYPENMAEETELELKAQLKRLIVRMLREVPDLNYYQGYHDVAAVVTIIFGKDEQTAFNFLYYMTLRYLRDHMLQDIDPTLKQLDLIPEILWYADRKFYNAIKPTLKEPIFALSSIISLFAHDLNRFDEVCLLWDAIIAEKDPSMPLYLYVSMMVRYRAQILQQIREGDGSAEFIHVILSRLINSNINSLSRQAAQSEISAVIKSALKLKRKICPIRKLRRFRSISKYSCLKDRKVSTSTLGLQVKEEAINIAKARKRKQTVARYQRVAKNIQSIPLLLKISIGVGLLTVILALAMDPQSKKTAKTFGNSLLNGWIR, from the coding sequence ATGGCAAATAGAACAGCTGACAATGAAAATGAGAGTTCTGGGGAGTCGATTAAGGGGATTTCTGAGAAAGCAGATTCTCCCGAGACAGTCAACAACGATATCCTCACAGATATTCATTGTGAGgacaagaagagatttcGAACGCACTGTTTGAGCAACGATGGGCTGGTGTCCACTTCGCTTCGAGCCCAGGCTTGGCCGATTTTAACAGGTTGTGAAGGAAACGAAAGATCGTTAGATTCAGTGCCTATACAGTTCATGGCACCTCATAGGGATGAATCACAGGTAAAGAAGGATGTTGATAGGTCGTACATCCACTACCCTGAAAATATGGCAGAGGAAACTGAACTTGAGCTGAAAGCTCAGTTGAAAAGACTCATCGTGAGGATGCTTAGAGAAGTACCAGACCTTAATTATTATCAAGGTTATCACGATGTGGCTGCTGTGGTCACCATAATTTTTGGCAAGGATGAACAGACTGCATTTAATTTCTTGTACTATATGACATTAAGGTATTTAAGAGATCACATGCTTCAAGATATCGATCCTACTCTCAAACAGTTGGATTTAATACCTGAAATCCTATGGTACGCTGACAGAAAGTTCTACAATGCAATAAAGCCGACATTGAAGGAGCCCATATTTGCTTTGAGTTCGATAATATCGTTGTTTGCACATGATCTCAATAGATTTGATGAGGTGTGCTTACTCTGGGATGCAATAATAGCGGAAAAAGATCCCTCTATGCCATTATACTTATACGTGAGTATGATGGTTCGATATAGAGCACAAATACTACAGCAGATCAGAGAAGGGGACGGTAGTGCTGAGTTTATTCACGTGATATTGAGTCGTCTGATAAATTCCAACATCAATTCATTGAGTAGACAAGCAGCCCAATCGGAAATTTCCGCGGTCATTAAATCTGcattgaagttgaagaggaagatttgTCCAATTAGAAAGTTGAGGAGATTCAGAAGTATTTCCAAATATTCATGTCTTAAAGATCGTAAAGTATCTACATCTACATTAGGTTTACaggtgaaagaagaggctATAAATATCGCTAAAGCACGCAAAAGAAAGCAAACAGTCGCGCGATACCAAAGAGTGGCCAAGAATATTCAATCTATACCACTTCTACTGAAGATCTCTATTGGAGTAGGTCTACTCACCGTGATTCTTGCGCTGGCCATGGATCCTCAATCCAAGAAGACGGCCAAAACGTTCGGCAATAGCTTGCTAAATGGATGGATAAGGTAG
- a CDS encoding uncharacterized protein (BUSCO:EOG09340Y16~EggNog:ENOG41) gives MTIWKESLLYYDRLIPMRSGKWDLRQLFLPFLYDMSESGLRARVLKLSSGQRNENSENGGSENKTLNLDITKFTSVTRDGGAFVKFKVPDGMAVSEFNKQIMDNVAQRASGSFLDKLTHPRCFPVKGTPWIEDLARFPSSQLKVEFEGPDLTQENIYALFRRYGPISDIDPPSPDSKSVPRHAIITFHNTRAAVTARQCLNGLQAGDTMLHIQYRRIMKENAVFEFIGAHSRIFIPLFLALLAGFAVVIFDPIRSFFVSEKITSDYSFKKMKIYQEIMRKFSSTKRKMSRILSLNSGMSEDDEGWNSIEGLREERDEKAKSINICLEENVNSFIVVQGPPGSGKRSLVQEQALKDRSNVLYIDCERIIKARNESDFIKNTASEIGYYPVFPWLTQMSSFTDLVVQGLAGQKSGMSETKEGQVKNMLTLAANVIRDVAMRNYSSDEGEHHLKEEDYLRQNPDAKPVIVIDRYQAARNSHDSNAFVYQALAEWAASLVTLDIAHVIFITDDVGSVQKLANIMPSAPLKRTILSDATHSAAENYVLKKLSRPANGADGEEKASEKRPSDTKELFMYIDRMGGRMLDLQMFVRRIQSGDSPSEAFEGLVNQAIEQLTQKMMQPKDDSYNSSQVWCLIKLLAKNGTVTFTDLQLLPLFKSHTNTLLQSIENAEVVSLIRNRGVIVEVQPAKPLYEAAFQEMISQPTIFNSIESDYLKTLISQEAAKVMKMEEDVANYRGIENSKIFRDRLDYLSHKINTSTKSIATWEKELASLSLPDKK, from the exons atgacgat TTGGAAGGAATCTCTGCTCTACTATGATCGTCTTATTCCTATGAGATCGGGTAAGTGGGATCTTCGGCAGTTATTTTTGCCCTTCTTGTACGACATGTCCGAGTCTGGATTGAGAGCGCGCGTTTTGAAGCTATCTTCAGGTCAACGGAACGAGAACAGCGAGAACGGCGGGAGTGAGAACAAAACTCTGAACCTTGATATTACTAAATTCACTTCTGTGACACGTGATGGTGGTGCCTTTGTCAAATTCAAAGTCCCAGATGGAATGGCTGTCTCGGAATTTAATAAGCAGATCATGGATAACGTTGCCCAGCGTGCCAGCGGTAGCTTTCTGGACAAATTAACTCATCCACGTTGTTTCCCAGTGAAAGGAACTCCCTGGATTGAAGATTTGGCCCGTTTTCCTAGCTCTCAGCTTAaagttgaatttgaaggacCCGATCTAACGCAGGAAAACATTTATGCTCTATTCAGACGATATGGCCCTATATCAGATATCGATCCACCGTCACCTGACTCCAAATCTGTTCCTCGCCATGCCATCATTACATTTCATAATACACGTGCTGCAGTTACAGCCAGGCAGTGCCTTAATGGACTTCAAGCAGGTGACACTATGCTACATATCCAGTATCGGCGTATCATGAAGGAGAATGCGGTCTTCGAGTTTATTGGTGCTCATTCTAGAATTTTCATTCCATTATTTTTGGCTTTACTCGCCGGATTCGCCGTGGTTATCTTCGATCCTATCCGTAGTTTCTTCGTATCAGAGAAGATCACTTCTGATTattcattcaaaaagatgaagatttaTCAGGAAATCATGAGGAAGTTCTCCTCTACGAAGCGTAAAATGTCAAGAATTCTATCTCTCAATTCAGGAATGtctgaagatgacgagGGCTGGAACTCCATTGAGGGTCTGAGGGAGGAAAGAGACGAGAAGGCTAAGAGCATTAATATATGTTTGGAAGAGAACGTGAACTCGTTTATTGTGGTTCAGGGACCACCTGGATCAGGTAAGCGTAGCTTAGTACAAGAACAGGCTCTTAAAGATAGGTCGAATGTTTTATATATCGACTGCGAACGTATTATCAAAGCCAGAAACGAGAGCGACTTTATCAAAAACACAGCCAGTGAGATCGGTTACTATCCAGTTTTTCCCTGGCTTACGCAAATGTCTTCCTTTACAGATCTCGTCGTTCAGGGACTTGCCGGACAGAAGTCTGGTATGAGTGAGACTAAAGAGGGTCAAGTTAAGAACATGCTTACACTTGCTGCCAACGTGATCAGAGATGTGGCCATGAGAAACTACTCGTCTGATGAAGGGGAGCACCACCTTAAAGAGGAAGACTATCTTCGTCAGAACCCCGATGCCAAACCTGTCATTGTCATCGATAGATATCAGGCAGCACGTAATAGTCACGACTCGAACGCCTTTGTGTATCAGGCGTTAGCGGAATGGGCCGCTAGTCTGGTGACTCTTGATATTGCGCACGTGATTTTCATAACGGACGATGTGGGAAGTGTTCAAAAGCTTGCCAACATCATGCCAAGTGCacctttgaagagaacgatTCTTTCCGATGCAACGCATTCTGCTGCGGAGAATTATGTATTGAAAAAGCTTAGTAGACCTGCTAATGGTGCTGACGGCGAAGAAAAAGCTTCTGAGAAGCGTCCATCCGATACTAAAGAATTGTTTATGTATATAGATAGAATGGGAGGTCGCATGTTGGATCTCCAGATGTTTGTGAGGCGCATTCAGAGTGGAGACAGCCCATCTGAGGCATTCGAGGGTCTAGTGAATCAGGCCATTGAACAGCTTActcagaagatgatgcaaCCTAAGGATGACAGTTACAACAGTTCACAAGTTTGGTGTTTAATCAAATTGCTTGCCAAAAATGGTACAGTTACATTTACGGATTTGCAACTACTCCCGTTGTTCAAATCCCACACAAATACACTCTTGCAAAGCATTGAGAATGCAGAGGTTGTTAGCTTGATTAGAAACAGAGGTGTTATTGTGGAGGTTCAACCTGCCAAGCCATTGTACGAAGCCGCCTTTCAAGAGATGATTTCTCAACCAACCATTTTCAATTCGATAGAGTCTGATTATTTGAAAACGTTGATCTCTCAAGAGGCAGCTAAAGttatgaagatggaagaagatgtggCAAATTACAGAGGAATTGAAAACAGCAAGATTTTTAGAGACAGATTGGACTATTTGTCTCATAAGATCAATACCAGCACTAAGAGCATTGCCACTTGGGAAAAGGAGCTTGCATCACTTTCACTCCCGGACAAGAAgtag
- the CCT5 gene encoding T-complex protein 1 subunit epsilon (BUSCO:EOG09341EL3), producing the protein MQSGRPQNIPMENLSKPIFAQDEMGRPFIIVKDQGKKLRAHGVDAIRSHILAARQVSGILKTSLGPRGLDKILISPDGDINITNDGATILSEIQLDNEVAKLLVELSKSQDDEIGDGTTGVVVLAGAMLDQALELIEKGIHPIKVANGFDKACKIATANLDSIADSIHIDSSNIDANLSHDSDLFRAASTSLGSKVVSKCHDQFARIAVETVLNVADLERKDVDFELIKVEGKLGGSLEDSKVIKGVVLDKDFSHPQMPKEINDAKIAILTCPFEPPKPKTKHKLEVETVEEFKQLQEYEQGKFRQMIKQVKDTGANMVICQWGFDDEANYLLLSNNLPAVRWVGGSEIETIAIATKGRIVPRFEDLTPEKLGHAGKVREIALGTTRSRLLVIEDCENPKTVTALIRGSNKMIVDEATRSLHDSLCVVRNLIKDNRVVYGGGSAEISCSLKVAEAADKQKGIDQYAFRAFSQALDVIPMALAENSGLNPIENLTNLKAQHVKDNNAFLGVDCLGKGSNDMKQQFVIETLIGKKQQFLLASQLARMVLKINDVIVTGKDQY; encoded by the coding sequence ATGCAGTCAGGTCGTCCACAAAATATTCCTATGGAAAATCTCTCGAAACCTATTTTTGCCCAGGATGAAATGGGTAGGCCCTTCATTATAGTGAAGGACCAGGGGAAGAAGCTGCGTGCACACGGTGTAGACGCCATCAGATCTCATATTTTGGCAGCAAGACAAGTTTCTGGCATTCTTAAAACATCCCTTGGACCTCGTGGTTTAGACAAAATTCTCATCAGTCCTGATGGAGATATAAACATTACTAACGATGGCGCTACCATATTGTCTGAAATCCAGCTCGACAATGAAGTGGCCAAGTTGTTGGTGGAGTTATCGAAATCTCAGGATGACGAAATTGGTGATGGAACGACAGGTGTTGTCGTTTTAGCTGGTGCTATGCTCGATCAAGCTCTGGAGCTAATAGAAAAGGGAATTCATCCCATTAAAGTGGCCAATGGTTTTGATAAGGCCTGCAAGATCGCCACTGCCAACTTGGATAGTATTGCCGACAGTATTCACATTGATTCTTCCAATATTGATGCAAATTTGAGTCACGATTCTGACCTATTCCGTGCTGCCTCAACGTCTTTGGGTTCTAAAGTGGTTTCTAAATGTCACGACCAATTCGCTAGAATTGCCGTGGAAACTGTACTTAACGTTGCggatttggaaagaaaggatGTTGATTTTGAATTGATCAAAGTGGAAGGAAAATTGGGCGgttctcttgaagattcgAAAGTTATTAAAGGTGTTGTTTTAGATAAGGACTTTTCTCATCCTCAGATGCCTAAGGAGATAAACGATGCCAAAATAGCCATTCTTACATGCCCATTCGAGCCTCCTAAACCTAAGACCAAGCATAAATTGGAGGTGGAAACTGTGGAAGAATTCAAGCAATTGCAGGAGTACGAGCAGGGTAAATTTAGACAGATGATCAAACAGGTTAAAGATACAGGTGCAAATATGGTTATTTGTCAATGGGGCTTTGACGATGAGGCCAACTATCTTTTGTTATCGAACAATTTACCTGCCGTCAGATGGGTTGGAGGCTCTGAAATTGAAACTATAGCTATTGCTACCAAGGGTAGAATTGTGCcgagatttgaagatcttaCCCCGGAGAAGTTGGGACATGCTGGAAAAGTTAGGGAGATTGCACTGGGTACTACAAGAAGCCGTCTTCTTGTTATCGAGGACTGTGAAAATCCAAAGACTGTCACTGCCTTGATTAGAGGCTCAAACAAAATGATAGTAGATGAGGCTACTAGATCACTACACGATTCGCTTTGCGTTGTGAGAAATTTGATTAAGGACAACAGAGTTGTCTATGGCGGAGGATCTGCAGAGATTTCGTGCTCTTTGAAAGTTGCTGAAGCTGCAGATAAACAGAAAGGTATTGATCAGTATGCATTTAGAGCTTTTTCCCAGGCTTTGGATGTTATTCCAATGGCTCTTGCCGAGAATTCGGGTTTAAATCCAATTGAAAATTTGACCAACTTGAAAGCTCAGCATGTCAAGGACAACAATGCTTTCTTAGGAGTGGATTGTCTTGGAAAAGGCTCCAATGATATGAAACAACAATTTGTCATTGAGACTCTTATTGGAAAAAAGCAGCAGTTCTTGCTTGCCTCCCAGTTGGCCAGAATGGTGCTCAAGATCAACGATGTCATTGTGACTGGAAAGGATCAGTACTAA
- the LIA1 gene encoding deoxyhypusine hydroxylase (BUSCO:EOG09343B7W) yields the protein MAGADDFDELSSIERLRDILCNISGKDKLANRFRALFYLKSIGEEFGKDLERANKAVDYISECFHHSDSELLKHEVAYVLGQTKNMRAAPILRDVLRDMDQQVMVRHEAAEALGALGDKDSLEVLTKYLKDPKEVVPIQQTCELAIERIKWAHSDKPSKENLEKSLYSSIDPAPPMPIDANDADSIERLRDLLNNQDAPLFERYRAMFRLRDMDSDEACLALASSLNDPSALLKHEVAYVFGQIGNPIAVPHLTEVIDRNNEAPMVRHEAAEALGAIATDDVLPVLKRHLTDNVRVVKESAIVALDMYDYENSNQMEYAGVVE from the coding sequence ATGGCTGGTGCGGACGATTTTGATGAACTTTCGTCAATCGAGAGATTGAGAGACATTCTATGCAATATTTCAGGTAAGGACAAGCTTGCAAATAGGTTCAGagctcttttctatctcAAATCCATTGGAGAAGAGTTTGgaaaagatcttgaaagGGCAAACAAAGCAGTTGATTATATCAGCGAGTGTTTCCATCATAGTGATTCGGAACTTTTGAAGCACGAGGTTGCATATGTTCTTGGTCAGACCAAGAATATGAGAGCAGCTCCTATTTTAAGAGATGTTCTTCGTGATATGGACCAGCAGGTTATGGTGAGACATGAAGCTGCAGAAGCTTTGGGTGCTCTCGGTGAcaaggattctttggaggtTCTTACCAAATACCTCAAAGATCCTAAGGAAGTTGTCCCTATTCAGCAGACTTGCGAGTTGGCCATTGAGAGAATCAAATGGGCTCATTCTGATAAGCCAAGCAAAGAGAATTTGGAGAAGTCATTGTACTCTTCGATCGACCCTGCTCCTCCTATGCCAATTGATGCAAATGATGCCGATAGTATAGAGAGATTGAGAGACCTTCTTAACAATCAGGATGCTCCATTGTTCGAAAGATATAGAGCCATGTTTAGATTGAGAGATATGGACAGTGATGAAGCCTGTTTAGCacttgcttcttctcttaatGATCCTTCTGCTCTTTTGAAGCATGAAGTTGCCTATGTTTTCGGTCAAATTGGTAATCCTATTGCTGTTCCTCATTTAACTGAGGTCATCGACAGAAATAATGAAGCCCCAATGGTGAGACACGAAGCTGCGGAAGCTTTGGGTGCCATCGCTACAGATGATGTTCTTCCAGTGCTTAAAAGGCACCTAACCGATAATGTTAGAGTCGTTAAAGAGAGCGCCATCGTGGCCTTGGACATGTATGATTACGAGAACTCTAATCAAATGGAGTATGCTGGAGTGGTTGAGTAA